A single Roseinatronobacter monicus DNA region contains:
- a CDS encoding COQ9 family protein — protein MRDQIDILLDAALLHVPFDGWSDEALKAAANDSGMDIATARALFPRGGVDLALAYHRRGDAQMAAKLAAEDISHLRFRDRIAFAVRTRIEAAEDRELVRRGAALFALPPYAPDGARVIWGTADLIWNTLGDSSTDYNWYTKRATLAGVYSSTVLYWLGDDSPNAQATWNFLDRRIDGVMQFERVKGAAEKNPLLRAALAGPKAILSCIKAPARGPQSDLPGHVSPPPTQQG, from the coding sequence ATGCGTGACCAGATTGATATCTTGCTTGATGCAGCCCTTTTGCATGTTCCTTTCGATGGCTGGAGTGATGAAGCCCTGAAGGCCGCCGCGAATGATTCCGGTATGGATATCGCCACGGCGCGAGCTTTGTTCCCGCGTGGCGGTGTCGATCTGGCGCTGGCCTATCACCGGCGCGGCGATGCGCAAATGGCTGCAAAGCTGGCAGCCGAGGATATAAGCCATTTGCGGTTTCGGGATCGCATCGCATTTGCTGTGCGCACGCGGATCGAGGCGGCAGAAGATCGTGAACTGGTCCGGCGCGGGGCCGCGCTGTTTGCGCTGCCCCCCTATGCACCGGATGGCGCGCGCGTCATCTGGGGAACTGCTGATCTGATCTGGAACACGCTCGGGGACAGCTCGACCGATTACAACTGGTATACCAAACGGGCCACGCTTGCGGGGGTCTATTCCTCGACGGTGCTGTATTGGTTGGGCGATGACAGCCCGAATGCGCAAGCGACATGGAATTTTCTGGATCGGCGGATTGACGGGGTCATGCAATTCGAACGCGTCAAAGGCGCTGCCGAGAAGAACCCGCTGCTGCGCGCGGCCCTTGCAGGGCCAAAGGCGATTCTGTCGTGCATAAAGGCACCGGCACGCGGGCCGCAATCCGACCTGCCGGGCCATGTCAGCCCGCCACCCACGCAACAGGGTTGA
- the rpsU gene encoding 30S ribosomal protein S21, with product MQVSVRDNNVDQALRALKKKLQREGVFREMKLKQHFEKPSEKKAREKAEAIRRARKLARKKAQRENGL from the coding sequence ATGCAGGTATCCGTTCGTGACAACAATGTCGATCAGGCCCTTCGTGCGCTGAAGAAGAAACTCCAGCGTGAAGGTGTGTTTCGTGAAATGAAGCTCAAGCAGCATTTCGAGAAGCCCTCCGAGAAGAAAGCCCGCGAGAAAGCCGAAGCGATCCGCCGTGCGCGCAAACTGGCGCGCAAGAAAGCGCAGCGCGAAAACGGCCTCTGA
- a CDS encoding thermonuclease family protein, with the protein MLVALPLWAAQPEIAGAPRIIDGDTLEVAGQRIRLGGIDAPEMREQCQDAFGQKWPCGSWAKEAAKAMLAGHKLRCVDLGQRSYDRVVGRCYLDGRDIAVDLIEAGVARVCLRFAREQGQEQTYLNAEQRAVKARAGVFSGPLNPVAGFCAASTASAQHVAPVVPPAPDCAIKGNVSSNGRIYHLPGQRHYDQVTMRGSETRWFCTEDQAQAAGWRRALR; encoded by the coding sequence ATGCTTGTTGCGCTACCCCTTTGGGCGGCGCAGCCTGAAATAGCGGGCGCGCCGCGCATCATTGATGGCGATACGCTGGAAGTTGCGGGCCAGCGTATTCGGCTTGGGGGCATTGATGCACCCGAGATGCGCGAGCAGTGTCAGGATGCCTTTGGGCAGAAATGGCCTTGCGGGTCTTGGGCGAAAGAAGCAGCGAAGGCGATGTTGGCAGGGCACAAGCTGCGATGTGTCGATCTGGGCCAGCGGAGTTACGACCGCGTTGTCGGGCGCTGCTATCTGGATGGCCGTGATATCGCCGTTGACCTGATCGAAGCTGGCGTGGCGCGGGTGTGTTTGCGCTTTGCGCGTGAGCAAGGGCAGGAACAGACCTATCTGAACGCAGAGCAGCGCGCAGTGAAGGCGCGGGCAGGTGTATTTTCAGGGCCGCTTAATCCTGTGGCGGGGTTTTGCGCGGCGTCAACCGCTTCTGCGCAGCACGTGGCGCCAGTGGTGCCGCCTGCGCCCGACTGCGCCATAAAAGGCAATGTGTCGTCGAACGGTCGGATCTACCATCTGCCGGGGCAGCGCCATTACGATCAGGTCACGATGCGCGGCAGTGAAACACGCTGGTTTTGCACAGAAGACCAAGCGCAGGCTGCGGGCTGGCGGCGCGCGCTGCGGTGA
- the betA gene encoding choline dehydrogenase: MTEADYIVVGAGSGGSAAAYRLAEAGHSVLVIEAGGSDAGPFIQMPGALSYPMNMRRYDWGFQTEPEPYLGGRVLACPRGRVVGGSSSINGMVYVRGHAQDYDHWADSGADGWRYADVLPYFKRMEDWHGGDGSDWRGQGGPVHISRGARENPLFDAFIEAGRQAGYPVTEDYNGAQQEGFGAMEATIWQGQRWSAARAYLRPALATGRAKLVRGDVARVLFDADNRACGVALQDGREIRARAEVVLAASSINTPKLLMLSGIGPAAHLAEHGIALRADRAGVGQNLQDHLELYLQYSASLPITLYKYWNLPGKAWVGAQWLFARKGPGASNQFEACAFIRSRAGISYPDIQYHFLPIAVRYDGKAVAEGHGFQTHVGPMRSKSRGWVKLRSANAQDAPRICFNYMSDPQDWEEFRTCIRLTREIMGQAAFHPFLRKEIQPGADVQDDAALDDFIRAHVESAYHPCGTAKMGRASDPMAVVDPHGRVIGVEGLRVADSSVFPRITNGNLNAPSIMVGEKIADHMLGRSLPAGNQEPWMHPDWANAQR; this comes from the coding sequence ATGACAGAAGCAGATTACATTGTCGTTGGTGCAGGCTCTGGCGGCTCTGCTGCGGCCTATCGTTTGGCCGAGGCAGGGCATTCGGTGCTGGTGATTGAGGCAGGCGGCAGCGATGCGGGGCCGTTCATTCAGATGCCGGGTGCGTTGTCCTACCCGATGAATATGCGCCGCTATGATTGGGGCTTTCAGACCGAGCCGGAGCCGTATCTGGGCGGCCGCGTTCTGGCCTGTCCGCGCGGGCGCGTCGTCGGGGGGTCATCCAGCATCAATGGTATGGTCTATGTGCGTGGCCATGCACAGGATTATGACCATTGGGCCGATAGCGGTGCGGATGGCTGGCGCTATGCGGATGTGCTGCCGTACTTCAAGCGTATGGAAGACTGGCATGGCGGCGACGGGTCGGACTGGCGCGGGCAGGGCGGGCCAGTGCATATCAGCCGTGGTGCGCGCGAGAACCCGCTCTTTGATGCCTTTATCGAAGCGGGGCGGCAGGCAGGCTATCCGGTAACCGAAGATTATAACGGCGCGCAGCAAGAGGGGTTTGGCGCGATGGAGGCCACGATCTGGCAGGGCCAGCGCTGGTCGGCAGCCCGCGCCTATCTGCGCCCTGCTTTGGCCACAGGGCGCGCAAAGCTGGTGCGCGGCGATGTCGCGCGGGTGCTGTTTGATGCGGATAACCGTGCCTGTGGCGTGGCCTTGCAGGACGGGCGCGAAATTCGGGCGCGGGCGGAAGTGGTGCTGGCGGCCTCTAGCATCAACACACCGAAACTGCTGATGCTGTCGGGGATCGGACCTGCCGCGCATCTGGCCGAGCATGGGATTGCGCTGCGCGCGGATCGCGCTGGCGTGGGGCAGAATTTGCAGGACCATCTGGAATTGTATCTGCAATATTCCGCAAGCCTGCCAATCACGCTTTATAAATACTGGAACCTGCCCGGAAAGGCATGGGTGGGCGCGCAATGGCTGTTTGCGCGCAAGGGGCCGGGTGCCTCGAACCAGTTTGAGGCTTGTGCTTTCATCCGCTCGCGCGCGGGCATCAGCTATCCAGACATTCAATATCATTTCCTGCCCATCGCCGTGCGCTATGATGGCAAGGCCGTGGCGGAAGGGCATGGGTTTCAAACGCATGTCGGGCCGATGCGGTCCAAAAGCCGGGGCTGGGTCAAGCTGCGGTCCGCCAATGCACAAGACGCGCCACGCATCTGTTTCAACTATATGAGCGATCCACAGGATTGGGAGGAATTCCGCACCTGCATCCGCCTGACGCGCGAGATCATGGGGCAGGCGGCGTTTCATCCGTTTTTGCGCAAGGAAATACAGCCTGGGGCAGATGTGCAGGACGATGCCGCGCTTGATGACTTTATCCGCGCGCATGTCGAGAGCGCTTATCACCCGTGTGGGACGGCCAAAATGGGGCGGGCCAGCGACCCGATGGCGGTGGTCGACCCGCATGGCCGTGTGATCGGGGTCGAGGGGCTGCGTGTGGCCGACAGTTCGGTCTTTCCGCGTATCACAAATGGCAATCTGAATGCGCCCTCAATCATGGTGGGCGAGAAGATCGCAGATCATATGCTGGGCCGAAGCCTGCCTGCGGGCAATCAGGAGCCTTGGATGCATCCGGATTGGGCAAATGCGCAACGCTGA
- the betB gene encoding betaine-aldehyde dehydrogenase: MRAQPKASHFIAGAWIEDRAGAAFESIFPATGEVVAQLHAATPAVIDQALAAAADAQHAWAARPPVERGRVLRRAADILRARNHDLSVLETLDTGKPLQETLVADAASGADALEYFAGFAATVTGQTIPLGRDMAYTLREALGVCVGIGAWNYPMQIACWKAAPALAFGNAMVFKPSEVTPLSALALAEILQEAGLPDGLFNVVQGMGEVGAQLVTDPLVAKVSLTGSVPTGRKVYASAAQGIKSATMELGGKSPLIIFDDADLDNAVGAAMLANFYSAGQICSNGTRVFVHRSIKAAFLDKLAARAGAIVLGDPLDEATQMGPLVSDGQLSKVLGYIDQGNAEGARLVCGGARVGTTGCYVQPTVFADVTDEMVIAREEIFGPVMTVLDFDDEADVIARANATEYGLAAGVFTRDIMRGHRVVSQLQAGTCWINAYNLTPVEMPFGGVKASGVGRENGHAALEHYTRIKSVYLGLGDVDAPY; this comes from the coding sequence ATGAGAGCACAACCAAAAGCCAGCCATTTCATTGCAGGCGCATGGATCGAGGACCGGGCAGGCGCAGCGTTTGAAAGCATTTTCCCTGCCACTGGTGAGGTTGTGGCACAGCTTCATGCCGCCACGCCTGCGGTGATCGATCAGGCCTTGGCGGCAGCGGCCGATGCGCAGCATGCGTGGGCCGCGCGCCCGCCGGTTGAGCGGGGGCGCGTGTTGCGCCGCGCGGCAGATATTCTGCGCGCGCGCAATCATGACCTGTCCGTCCTTGAGACGTTGGATACAGGCAAGCCGTTGCAGGAAACGCTGGTGGCCGATGCGGCCTCGGGGGCGGATGCGCTGGAATATTTCGCGGGCTTTGCGGCAACTGTGACGGGGCAGACGATCCCGCTGGGCCGCGACATGGCTTATACTTTGCGCGAGGCGTTGGGCGTTTGTGTGGGCATCGGGGCGTGGAACTACCCCATGCAGATCGCGTGCTGGAAAGCGGCCCCTGCGCTGGCCTTTGGCAATGCGATGGTGTTCAAACCCTCGGAAGTGACACCCTTGTCTGCGCTGGCCCTGGCAGAAATCCTGCAAGAGGCGGGCCTGCCGGATGGTCTGTTCAACGTGGTGCAGGGGATGGGCGAGGTGGGCGCACAGCTTGTGACCGATCCGCTTGTGGCCAAAGTGTCGCTGACAGGGTCGGTTCCAACTGGGCGCAAGGTCTATGCCAGCGCCGCACAAGGGATCAAATCCGCCACGATGGAGCTGGGTGGCAAATCGCCCTTGATCATATTTGACGATGCCGATCTCGATAATGCTGTGGGTGCCGCGATGCTGGCGAATTTCTATTCTGCCGGGCAAATCTGTTCAAACGGGACGCGGGTCTTTGTGCATCGCAGCATCAAGGCCGCGTTTCTGGACAAGCTGGCCGCACGCGCGGGGGCCATCGTGCTGGGCGATCCGCTGGACGAGGCCACGCAGATGGGGCCGCTGGTCTCGGACGGACAACTTAGCAAAGTGCTGGGCTATATCGATCAAGGTAACGCAGAGGGCGCGCGGCTGGTTTGCGGCGGTGCGCGTGTGGGCACAACGGGGTGTTATGTGCAGCCCACAGTCTTCGCCGATGTGACCGATGAGATGGTGATTGCGCGCGAAGAGATTTTTGGCCCGGTAATGACCGTGCTGGATTTCGATGATGAGGCCGATGTCATCGCGCGAGCCAATGCCACCGAATACGGGCTGGCCGCAGGCGTTTTCACGCGCGACATCATGCGGGGGCACCGGGTTGTGAGCCAGTTGCAGGCAGGCACCTGCTGGATCAACGCCTATAACCTGACGCCAGTAGAAATGCCCTTTGGCGGGGTCAAGGCCAGTGGCGTGGGCCGCGAAAACGGTCATGCCGCGCTGGAGCATTATACACGGATCAAGTCGGTCTATCTGGGGCTGGGCGATGTGGATGCCCCCTATTGA
- the betI gene encoding choline-binding transcriptional repressor BetI, whose protein sequence is MPKLGMEPIRRDALIKAAIVEIGQTGSLDVTVSRIAKRAGMSSALAHHYFGSKEQMFLAAMRHVLALYGAEIRGALVAAENPQGRLRALVRVSFTGTNFRREVVAAWLNFYVMAQRNQEAARLLRIYQARLRSNLRHALRPLAGPGANDLADGAAAMIDGVYLHEALGTGEPDGARAAQRVQDWIEAAIAGGKT, encoded by the coding sequence ATGCCAAAGCTCGGGATGGAGCCTATCAGGCGCGACGCATTGATCAAGGCCGCGATTGTCGAGATCGGGCAGACCGGTTCGCTTGATGTGACGGTCAGCCGGATTGCAAAGCGTGCGGGCATGTCATCGGCGCTCGCGCATCACTATTTCGGGTCGAAGGAACAGATGTTTCTGGCGGCCATGCGGCATGTGCTGGCCCTCTATGGTGCAGAGATACGGGGCGCGCTTGTGGCCGCAGAAAACCCGCAAGGGCGTTTGCGCGCACTGGTACGCGTGTCGTTCACCGGCACAAATTTCCGGCGGGAAGTGGTGGCGGCATGGCTGAATTTCTACGTCATGGCGCAGCGCAACCAAGAGGCGGCGCGCTTGTTGCGCATCTATCAGGCGCGTCTGCGCTCGAACCTGCGCCACGCCCTGCGCCCCCTTGCAGGACCCGGCGCGAATGACCTGGCCGATGGGGCGGCCGCGATGATTGACGGGGTCTATCTGCACGAAGCGCTGGGCACAGGTGAGCCTGATGGCGCGCGCGCCGCACAGCGGGTGCAAGACTGGATCGAGGCCGCGATTGCAGGAGGCAAGACATGA